In Oncorhynchus keta strain PuntledgeMale-10-30-2019 chromosome 19, Oket_V2, whole genome shotgun sequence, a single genomic region encodes these proteins:
- the LOC118398558 gene encoding trans-L-3-hydroxyproline dehydratase isoform X1, which yields MRSRTRRSRQSQTCSMGGTSEYAGHRRTGTCSATRTGVQILATWGNVLIMLKREVMAVDEWHDIVPQDLVMMELPPHEGSVLSVVDMHTGGEPLRIILSGYPEVKGEGVLSKRRYVREHLDYLRRVLMFEPRGHYDMYGALVVESEIPEADLGVLFMHNEGYSTMCGHAVIALGRFAVDYKLVQEPRSPETQVNIHCPCGLVKAFVEYSNGKTGGVRFHSVPAFAFATDVIVAVPGHDEVTVDISYGGAFYAFVSAERFGLDINKSKTRDLVDAATAVTNSVKSQVKLHHPTSEDLAFLYGTILTDGKDAYSQEPTANMCVFADAQVDRSPTGSGVTARVALQYHKGLIQLNQTRTFQSGATGSLFTGKAVQDTTCGDFKAVVVEVAGRAHYTGVASFVQESDDKLKLGFLLK from the exons ATGCGCAGTCGTACACGGCGATCCAGAcaatcccaaacatgctcaatgggtggcacgtctgagtatgcaggccatagaagaactgggacatgttcagctACCAGGACtggtgtacagatccttgcgacatggggcaaTGTATTAATCATGCTGAAAcgtgaggtgatggcggtggatgaatggcacgacattGTGCCTCAGGATCTGGTCATG ATGGAGCTTCCACCCCACGAAGGATCGGTACTCTCTGTGGTTGACATGCACACAGGTGGAGAGCCTTTGCGCATTATCCTTAGTGGTTACCCAGAGGTAAAAGGCGAGGGTGTGCTATCCAAACGACGCTACGTGAGAGAGCATCTGGACTACCTACGGAGAGTGTTGATGTTTGAACCAAGAGGACACTATGACATGTATGGAGCCCTGGTCGTGGAGAGTGAGATACCTGAAGCAGACTTGGGGGTTCTTTTCATGCACAACGAAGGTTACAGTACCATGTGTGGCCATGCTGTCATCGCTCTTGGGAGGTTCGCTGTAGACTACAAACTTGTTCAAGAGCCGAGGTCGCCAGAGACGCAGGTGAATATACACTGTCCATGTGGCCTGGTTAAGGCATTTGTGGAGTACTCCAATGGTAAAACCGGAGGTGTGAGGTTCCACAGTGTTCCAGCGTTTGCATTTGCAACTG ATGTAATTGTTGCTGTGCCTGGGCATGATGAAGTCACTGTTGATATAAGCTACGGAGGAGCATTCTACGCATTTGTAAGTGCAGAGCGATTTGGCCTGGACATCAACAAGTCCAAGACCAGGGATCTGGTGGATGCAGCTACTGCAGTGACCAACTCTGTCAAATCTCAG GTAAAACTGCATCACCCAACCAGTGAGGACCTGGCCTTTCTCTATGGCACCATCCTCACAGATGGAAAAGATGCCTATTCCCAAGAGCCCACTGCTaacatgtgtgtgtttgcagatGCCCAG GTGGACAGAAGCCCTACAGGTTCAGGGGTCACTGCCCGTGTGGCTCTCCAGTACCATAAAGGCCTCATCCAACTCAACCAGACTAGGACCTTCCAGAGTGGGGCCACAGGATCTCTGTTCACTGGCAAAGCTGTTCAG
- the LOC118398555 gene encoding potassium channel subfamily K member 1-like, producing MYRQCASLVERHRSELSFALLLSGYALYLILGAWVFSAVELPYEQRLREQLETARQKFLWDNACVSDKRLEELLTRALHANNYGVSVLGNASENNWDFISSLFFTSTVLTTTGYGHTVPLSDGGKAFCVFYSLLGIPVTLLFLSALVQRIMVLVTRRPVAYLHLRWGVSKPKFAAVHAACLSVVAALLLFLLPAVVFCRLEPLWSYLESLYFCFISLTTIGLGDYVPGETHNTVPNSHRTLYKLAITLYLLLGLVCLLVVVETCCELPQLKSFRRRFYRKNNAPESETRDQEEFSSTEHDQMTDHLTDQLTFSSVSAQAASLRQDNTTWQ from the exons ATGTACCGCCAGTGCGCGAGTCTGGTGGAACGACACCGGTCAGAGCTGAGTTTCGCATTGCTGTTGTCAGGCTATGCGCTCTACCTGATTCTTGGCGCATGGGTCTTCTCCGCCGTTGAGCTTCCATATGAGCAACGGCTGCGCGAACAGCTGGAGACCGCCCGGCAAAAGTTTCTCTGGGACAACGCGTGCGTGTCTGACAAAAGGCTCGAGGAGCTTCTGACCCGCGCGCTGCATGCCAATAACTACGGCGTGTCGGTGCTCGGTAACGCTAGTGAAAACAACTGGGACTtcatctcctctctgttctttacCAGCACAGTTCTAACCACCACGG GCTATGGTCATACTGTACCACTGTCAGATGGAGGAAAGGCATTCTGTGTGTTCTACTCTCTCCTCGGAATCCCCgtcactctcctcttcctctccgccCTGGTACAAAGAATTATGGTCCTGGTGACGCGCCGACCTGTGGCGTACCTTCACCTGCGATGGGGAGTGTCCAAACCAAAGTTTGCCGCTGTCCATGCGGCATGTCTATCCGTTGTTGCAGCactgctcctcttcctcctaccagCGGTAGTGTTCTGCAGGCTGGAGCCTCTATGGAGCTACCTGGAGTCCCTCTACTTCTGCTTCATCTCACTTACTACAATTGGCCTAGGAGACTATGTACCTGGAGAGACTCACAATACCGTTCCCAACTCTCACCGCACGCTATATAAGCTGGCTATTACAC TGTACCTGTTGCTTGGCTTGGTCTGTctgttggtggtggtggagacGTGTTGTGAGCTGCCACAGCTGAAGAGCTTCAGGAGGAGATTCTACAGAAAAAATAATGCTCCAgagtcagagaccagagaccaggagGAGTTTAGCAGCACAGAACATGATCAAATGACTGACCACCTAACTGATCAGCTGACCTTCTCCTCAGTGTCCGCCCAGGCTGCCTCCCTCCGCCAGGACAACACAACCTGGCAATAG